From Medicago truncatula cultivar Jemalong A17 chromosome 7, MtrunA17r5.0-ANR, whole genome shotgun sequence, a single genomic window includes:
- the LOC11437277 gene encoding beta-glucosidase BoGH3B isoform X1 translates to MAKIPIFLVGFWLLSNWAGLLETEDMMKYKNPNESIDIRVEDLISRMTLEEKIGQMLQIERKYASDNVLNKYFIGSVMSEGGSTPVPQASAENWIDMLNEFQKDALSTRLGIPIFYGIDAVHGNSPVYKATIFPHNIGLGATRDPELVKRIGAATALEVRATGMQYVYAPCIAVCRDPRWGRCYESYSEDPKVVQAMTEIIPGMQGDVPDNMPMGVPFIAGNEKVIACAKHYVGDGGTTNGIDESDTVIDRDGLMEIHMPGYLSSISKGVATIMVSYSSWNGDKMHAHHDLITGFLKNTLHFQGFVISDFEGIDRITSPFRANCTYSVQAGVSAGIDMFMVPKFYTEFIDDLTTLVNNKFIPMSRIDDAVRRILRVKFMMGIFENPFADYSLVKYLGIKEHKELAREAVRKSMVLLKNGKSAEKPLLPLPKKVPKILVAGSHANNLGYQCGGWTIEWQGVNGNDDIKGTTILNAVKNTVDPETTVIYKENPDKEFLESNEFCYAIVVVGEHPYAEMHGDNMNLTIPNPGPEIITNVCGAMKCVVIIISGRPLVIEPYVGLIDAVVAGWLPGSEGQGVADVLFGDYGFTGKLPRTWFKSVDQLPMNVGDPHYDPVFPFGFGLTTKPTKPIYSE, encoded by the exons ATGGCTAAAATTCCAATCTTTTTGGTAGGATTTTGGCTATTAAGTAATTGGGCTGGTTTATTGGAGACAGAAGACATGATGAAGTATAAGAACCCTAATGAGTCAATTGATATAAGGGTTGAGGATCTTATTAGTAGAATGACTCTTGAGGAGAAAATTGGTCAAATGTTACAGATTGAGCGCAAATATGCATCTGATAATGTGCTCAACAAGTATTTTATAG gGAGTGTTATGAGTGAGGGAGGAAGTACTCCAGTTCCACAGGCTTCTGCTGAAAACTGGATTGATATGTTGAATGAGTTTCAGAAGGATGCTTTATCAACAAGGCTTGGAATTCCAATTTTTTATGGGATTGATGCTGTTCATGGCAACAGCCCTGTTTACAAAGCAACTATTTTTCCTCACAATATTGGGCTGGGAGCTACCAG GGACCCTGAACTAGTGAAGAGAATTGGAGCAGCAACTGCGCTTGAAGTTAGAGCAACAGGAATGCAATATGTTTATGCACCTTGCATAGCA GTTTGTAGAGATCCAAGATGGGGTCGGTGTTACGAAAGCTACAGTGAAGATCCTAAAGTAGTTCAAGCTATGACTGAAATCATACCAGGAATGCAAGGGGACGTTCCTGATAATATGCCAATGGGTGTTCCTTTTATTGCTGGAAA TGAAAAGGTTATAGCTTGTGCTAAGCACTACGTCGGTGACGGTGGAACAACCAATGGGATAGATGAGAGTGACACTGTTATAGACAGAGATGGATTGATGGAAATTCACATGCCAGGCTACTTGAGCTCCATTAGCAAGGGTGTGGCAACCATTATGGTATCTTACTCGAGTTGGAATGGAGATAAAATGCATGCTCATCATGATCTTATTACTGGCTTCCTCAAAAACACTCTCCATTTCCAG GGATTTGTTATTTCAGATTTTGAGGGTATTGATAGGATTACCTCTCCATTTCGTGCTAACTGCACTTATTCAGTTCAAGCAGGAGTGTCTGCTGGCATTGACATG TTCATGGTTCCAAAGTTCTACACCGAATTCATTGATGATCTAACAACATTGGTGAATAATAAATTCATTCCTATGAGTCGAATTGATGATGCGGTGAGAAGAATTTTGCGGGTTAAATTCATGATGGGTATTTTTGAGAACCCATTTGCCGATTACAGTTTGGTCAAATATCTTGGGATTAAG GAGCACAAAGAACTGGCTAGGGAAGCTGTAAGGAAATCCATGGTCCTTCTAAAAAATGGTAAATCTGCTGAGAAGCCTTTGTTACCTCTTCCTAAAAAGGTTCCAAAAATACTTGTGGCCGGAAGCCATGCAAATAATCTAGGATATCAGTGTGGTGGCTGGACCATTGAATGGCAAGGAGTCAATGGCAACGATGATATCAAAg GGACTACAATTCTCAATGCTGTGAAAAACACTGTTGATCCTGAGACCACAGTGATCTACAAGGAGAACCCTGATAAAGAATTTCTTGAATCCAATGAATTTTGCTATGCTATAGTAGTAGTAGGAGAGCATCCTTATGCTGAAATGCATGGTGACAATATGAACTTGACAATCCCAAACCCTGGTCCTGAGATCATAACAAATGTTTGTGGAGCTATGAAGTGTGTGGTTATCATTATTTCGGGCCGGCCTTTAGTTATTGAACCGTATGTTGGTTTGATAGATGCAGTTGTTGCTGGTTGGCTACCAGGTAGTGAAGGACAAGGTGTGGCTGATGTTTTATTTGGTGATTATGGTTTCACAGGAAAGCTTCCAAGAACATGGTTCAAAAGTGTTGATCAACTTCCAATGAATGTTGGAGATCCTCATTATGACCCCGTTTTCCCATTTGGGTTTGGCCTTACTACCAAACCTACTAAGCCTATTTACTCTGAATAG
- the LOC11437276 gene encoding spermidine hydroxycinnamoyl transferase, with amino-acid sequence MVNIHIYRSYTVTPSEKTPTTTLSLSLCDQLKLPNHGYQLYLFTNKNHSSSSLISSTNILITSLSKTLTHYYPFAGRLSWIKPQNHLLQLHCNNKGVQFLEATCDITLKDFGSFDSTHVVQKLVPKINYDVPVEDLPLLVVQFTKFPCGSLTLGLSMGRSVLDGSSAGSFISSWAKLAKGESLDSSLIPFLDKTLLDSKILHLPPRFHHHEFSPPPLWENSSNNSTHLSKNPLFATTMLKFTKKQVEKLKNKANNNENKVRGYTSFEVISGYLWRCVSKVRFEGNWNQPTRLTTLVNCRNRLNPPLPMNYFGNATFPTVTQTCSFDDVVNKPFCSVVGKVREAVKKVNDEYVRSVLDYVANQKDMNLLRDKFYNFAKRNGQFGGEPNLYVVGWTNFPFNESDFGWGKPDCMVPGIVNSDGIGKAYILDEANGDGFVVSVCLQPFHIDALKKLFYEDMEMITSSKL; translated from the coding sequence atggTGAACATCCACATCTACCGTTCATACACAGTAACACCTTCAGAGAAAACACCAACCACCACACTCTCTCTTTCCCTCTGTGATCAACTCAAGCTCCCTAATCATGGATACCAACTTTACCTCTTCACAAACAAAAACCATTCATCTTCATCACTCATCTCTTCAACAAACATTCTCATAACCTCTCTCTCCAAAACACTCACTCACTACTATCCCTTTGCAGGTAGATTAAGCTGGATCAAACCACAAAACCACTTACTACAACTTCATTGCAACAACAAAGGTGTTCAATTCTTAGAAGCCACGTGTGATATCACTTTAAAAGATTTTGGTAGTTTTGATTCTACACATGTTGTCCAAAAACTTGTTCCAAAGATTAACTATGATGTTCCAGTTGAAGATCTTCCTTTATTGGTTGTTCAGTTCACCAAGTTTCCTTGTGGGTCACTCACTCTTGGTCTTTCTATGGGTCGTTCTGTTCTTGATGGTTCTTCTGCTGGTAGTTTCATTAGCTCATGGGCTAAACTTGCCAAAGGTGAGAGTTTAGATTCAAGTTTGATACCATTTCTAGATAAAACATTGTTGGATTCAAAAATCCTTCATTTACCACCACGTTTTCATCATCATGAGTTTTCTCCACCACCCCTTTGGGAAAATAGTAGTAATAACTCAACACATTTGAGTAAAAACCCACTCTTTGCCACTACCATGTTGAAATTCACcaaaaaacaagttgaaaaacTTAAGAACAAAGCCAATAACAATGAAAACAAGGTACGAGGTTATACTAGTTTTGAGGTTATTAGTGGTTACTTATGGAGGTGTGTTAGTAAAGTGCGTTTTGAAGGAAATTGGAACCAACCAACAAGGTTAACAACTTTGGTTAATTGTAGAAATAGGTTGAATCCACCTTTGCCTATGAATTATTTTGGGAATGCAACTTTTCCTACAGTGACACAAACTTGTTCATTTGATGATGTTGTGAACAAGCCTTTTTGTTCTGTGGTTGGGAAAGTGAGGGAAGCTGTTAAAAAGGTGAATGATGAGTATGTAAGATCAGTTCTTGATTATGTAGCAAATCAGAAAGATATGAATTTGTTAAGGGACAAGTTTTATAATTTTgctaaaagaaatggacaattTGGTGGTGAACCGAATTTGTATGTTGTTGGTTGGACTAATTTTCCGTTTAATGAGTCCGATTTTGGGTGGGGGAAACCTGATTGTATGGTTCCTGGTATTGTTAATTCCGATGGTATTGGTAAGGCTTATATTCTTGATGAAGCTAATGGTGATGGTTTTGTTGTAAGTGTTTGTTTGCAACCTTTCCATATAGATGCCTTGAAGAAGTTGTTTTATGAGGATATGGAGATGATCACTAGTTCCAAATTGTGA
- the LOC11444144 gene encoding beta-glucosidase BoGH3B isoform X2 codes for MSEGGSTPVLQASAINWIDMVNEFQKDVLSTRLGIPIFYGIDAVHGNSPVYKATIFPHNIGLGATRDPELVKRIGAATALEVRATGIQYVFAPCVAVCRNPRWGRCYESYSQDPKIVQAMTEIISGLQGEIPDNMPKGVPVIVRKEKVIACPKHYVGGTTNGIDESDTVIDRDGLMEIHMPGYLSSISKGVATIMVSYSSWNGDKMHAHHDLITGFLKNTLHFQGFVISDSDGIDKITSPYRANCTYSVLAGVSAGIDMFLVTKNYTEFIDELTTLMNNKFIAMTRIDDAVRRILRVKFMMGIFENPFADYSLVKYLGIKVHRELARDAVRKSMVLLKNGKSPEKPLLPLPKKVPKILVAGSHANNLGHQCGGWTIEWQGVSGNDDIKVMISF; via the exons ATGAGTGAGGGAGGAAGTACTCCAGTTCTACAGGCTTCTGCTATAAATTGGATTGATATGGTGAATGAATTTCAGAAAGATGTTTTATCAACAAGGCTTGGAATTCCAATATTTTATGGGATTGATGCTGTTCATGGCAACAGCCCTGTTTATAAAGCAACTATTTTTCCTCACAATATAGGGCTTGGAGCTACCAG GGACCCTGAACTAGTCAAGAGAATTGGAGCTGCAACTGCACTTGAAGTTAGAGCAACAGGAATTCAATATGTTTTTGCACCTTGTGTAGCA GTCTGTAGAAATCCGAGATGGGGTAGGTGTTATGAAAGCTACAGTCAAGATCCTAAAATAGTTCAAGCTATGACTGAAATCATATCAGGACTGCAAGGGGAAATCCCTGATAATATGCCTAAGGGTGTTCCTGTTATTGTCAGAAA AGAAAAGGTTATAGCTTGCCCTAAGCACTACGTCGGTGGAACAACCAATGGGATAGATGAGAGTGACACTGTCATAGATAGAGATGGATTGATGGAAATTCACATGCCAGGCTACTTGAGCTCCATTAGCAAGGGTGTGGCAACCATTATGGTATCTTACTCGAGTTGGAATGGAGATAAAATGCATGCTCATCACGACCTAATTACTGGCTTCCTCAAAAACACTCTCCATTTCCAG GGATTTGTTATTTCAGATTCAGACGGTATTGATAAGATCACCTCTCCATATCGTGCTAACTGCACTTATTCAGTTTTAGCAGGAGTTTCTGCTGGCATTGACATG TTCTTGGTTACAAAGAACTACACCGAATTCATTGATGAACTAACGACATTGATGAATAATAAATTCATTGCTATGACTCGAATTGATGATGCGGTGAGAAGAATTTTGCGGGTTAAATTCATGATGGGTATTTTTGAGAACCCTTTTGCTGATTACAGTTTGGTCAAGTATCTTGGGATTAAG GTGCATAGAGAACTGGCTAGGGATGCTGTGAGGAAATCCATGGTCCTTCTAAAAAATGGTAAATCTCCTGAGAAGCCTTTGTTACCTCTTCCTAAAAAGGTTCCAAAGATACTTGTGGCCGGAAGCCATGCAAATAATCTAGGACATCAGTGCGGTGGCTGGACCATTGAATGGCAAGGAGTCAGTGGCAACGATGATATCAAAGTTAtgattagtttttaa
- the LOC11446393 gene encoding uncharacterized protein At4g04775, translating into MTSRVSAAPTCDCEAKCVIFISRTKKNPDRPFFRCPYYGQIRKTHCDYFMWEDDFIASQAAMVELQETTIERKMEAMIIQMNKDMKAMKIQINKDMEAKINELKRDTEYKFNILEREIEAMTFQISADVVAFDIKHLSLGGLKGSK; encoded by the exons atGACTTCTCGTGTGAGTGCTGCTCCTACATGCGACTGTGAAGCAAAGTGTGTCATATTTATCTCAAGAACAAAAAAGAACCCAGATAGACCTTTCTTTAGGTGTCCATATTATGGTCAG ATAAGAAAGACACATTGTGACTATTTCATGTGGGAGGATGACTTCATTGCGTCCCAAGCTGCAATGGTTGAGTTGCAGGAAACCACGATTGAGAGAAAGATGGAAGCCATGATAATTCAAATGAATAAGGATATGAAAGCcatgaaaattcaaattaataagGATATGGAAGCtaaaattaatgaattaaaaagaGATACGgaatacaaatttaatatattagaGCGGGAAATTGAAGCCATGACATTCCAGATTTCAGCAGATGTGGTAGCGTTCGATATTAAGCATCTCTCTTTGGGTGGTTTGAAGGGTTCGAAATGA
- the LOC11441050 gene encoding spermidine hydroxycinnamoyl transferase encodes MVSVQSQSIVIPSKPTPNPKLFSLCEQIKLRTHAPLLYVFKPHNHKNTSTFLETLKKSLSQALVTYYPLAGRLSLIKGGRWEIHCNAKGALLLEAKCEELTNLNQLGDFVPTNLVSQLIPNINYNLPIEDIPLLAVQLTRFNCGGFTLGVALCRAATDGTATMCFMNAWAKLARGENLDSSEFPCHDRTVLNSYKLIHSPSLHRHHHEFDMPPIQVGRDVGNTREVSVAILKLTQEQVSILKKNVNSRMSFQPTSKDVPRTKPYSTFEVIAGYLWRCVSKARCMGNSDQPTRLSTLVNCRNRLKPPLISGYAGNAAFPTITPIRSFNDLIRKPLDDAVEDVHKALERVTEEYVMSALDHIDREKDMDLLRYNFHYPAKSVCKGQYKGNPNLFVVSWMNFSYKDADFGLGAPVYFGPGYMDSEGKAFIMNNNGGDIVVAISLEASCMDKLRKFFYDDIKEVFSTSKL; translated from the coding sequence ATGGTGAGTGTCCAATCTCAATCCATTGTAATCCCTTCCAAACCAACTCCTAATCCAAAACTCTTCTCATTATGTGAACAAATCAAGCTTCGCACTCATGCTCCTCTCCTCTATGTCTTCAAACCACATAATCACAAAAACACCTCAACTTTCCTTGAAACACTTAAAAAATCCCTTAGCCAAGCTTTGGTTACTTACTATCCACTAGCGGGAAGGTTGAGTTTGATCAAAGGTGGAAGATGGGAAATTCATTGTAATGCCAAAGGAGCACTTCTATTAGAAGCCAAATGTGAAGAATTAACCAATTTGAACCAATTGGGTGATTTTGTACCAACTAATTTGGTATCACAACTCATACCAAACATTAATTACAATCTTCCCATTGAAGATATTCCCTTATTGGCAGTGCAACTTACAAGGTTCAATTGTGGCGGTTTTACATTAGGTGTTGCCTTATGTCGAGCCGCAACTGATGGAACCGCAACCATGTGTTTCATGAACGCGTGGGCTAAGTTGGCGCGTGGAGAGAATTTGGATTCAAGTGAATTTCCGTGTCACGATCGAACCGTGTTGAATTCATACAAACTCATACATTCTCCATCCTTACATCGACATCATCATGAGTTTGACATGCCTCCTATTCAGGTAGGTCGTGATGTGGGCAACACTAGAGAAGTGAGTGTTGCTATTTTAAAACTCACACAAGAACAAGTTTCAAtacttaagaaaaatgttaactctCGCATGAGTTTTCAACCCACCTCCAAAGATGTCCCTAGGACAAAACCTTACTCAACTTTTGAGGTTATTGCAGGATATCTTTGGAGGTGTGTCAGCAAAGCACGTTGCATGGGAAATAGTGACCAACCCACAAGGTTGTCCACATTAGTTAATTGTAGAAACCGCTTAAAACCACCTCTTATTAGTGGTTATGCTGGGAATGCAGCATTTCCAACAATTACACCAATTCGCTCCTTTAATGATCTTATTCGCAAGCCTTTGGATGATGCGGTTGAAGATGTTCATAAAGCACTTGAAAGAGTAACGGAGGAATATGTAATGTCAGCACTTGATCACATAGATAGGGAGAAGGACATGGATTTGTTGAGATATAATTTCCACTATCCAGCAAAGAGTGTGTGCAAGGGACAATACAAGGGAAACCCAAATCTTTTTGTTGTAAGTTGGATGAATTTTTCGTATAAGGATGCAGATTTTGGGTTAGGAGCACCTGTTTATTTTGGGCCAGGGTACATGGATTCTGAAGGGAAGGCATTTATTATGAATAATAATGGTGGTGATATTGTGGTGGCGATTTCTTTGGAGGCATCTTGTATGGATAAATTGAGGAAATTTTTCTATGATGATATCAAAGAGGTGTTTTCTACTTCCAAATTGTGA
- the LOC11444144 gene encoding beta-glucosidase BoGH3B isoform X1, translated as MHLIMCSSRSVMSEGGSTPVLQASAINWIDMVNEFQKDVLSTRLGIPIFYGIDAVHGNSPVYKATIFPHNIGLGATRDPELVKRIGAATALEVRATGIQYVFAPCVAVCRNPRWGRCYESYSQDPKIVQAMTEIISGLQGEIPDNMPKGVPVIVRKEKVIACPKHYVGGTTNGIDESDTVIDRDGLMEIHMPGYLSSISKGVATIMVSYSSWNGDKMHAHHDLITGFLKNTLHFQGFVISDSDGIDKITSPYRANCTYSVLAGVSAGIDMFLVTKNYTEFIDELTTLMNNKFIAMTRIDDAVRRILRVKFMMGIFENPFADYSLVKYLGIKVHRELARDAVRKSMVLLKNGKSPEKPLLPLPKKVPKILVAGSHANNLGHQCGGWTIEWQGVSGNDDIKVMISF; from the exons ATGCATCTGATAATGTGCTCATCAa gGAGTGTTATGAGTGAGGGAGGAAGTACTCCAGTTCTACAGGCTTCTGCTATAAATTGGATTGATATGGTGAATGAATTTCAGAAAGATGTTTTATCAACAAGGCTTGGAATTCCAATATTTTATGGGATTGATGCTGTTCATGGCAACAGCCCTGTTTATAAAGCAACTATTTTTCCTCACAATATAGGGCTTGGAGCTACCAG GGACCCTGAACTAGTCAAGAGAATTGGAGCTGCAACTGCACTTGAAGTTAGAGCAACAGGAATTCAATATGTTTTTGCACCTTGTGTAGCA GTCTGTAGAAATCCGAGATGGGGTAGGTGTTATGAAAGCTACAGTCAAGATCCTAAAATAGTTCAAGCTATGACTGAAATCATATCAGGACTGCAAGGGGAAATCCCTGATAATATGCCTAAGGGTGTTCCTGTTATTGTCAGAAA AGAAAAGGTTATAGCTTGCCCTAAGCACTACGTCGGTGGAACAACCAATGGGATAGATGAGAGTGACACTGTCATAGATAGAGATGGATTGATGGAAATTCACATGCCAGGCTACTTGAGCTCCATTAGCAAGGGTGTGGCAACCATTATGGTATCTTACTCGAGTTGGAATGGAGATAAAATGCATGCTCATCACGACCTAATTACTGGCTTCCTCAAAAACACTCTCCATTTCCAG GGATTTGTTATTTCAGATTCAGACGGTATTGATAAGATCACCTCTCCATATCGTGCTAACTGCACTTATTCAGTTTTAGCAGGAGTTTCTGCTGGCATTGACATG TTCTTGGTTACAAAGAACTACACCGAATTCATTGATGAACTAACGACATTGATGAATAATAAATTCATTGCTATGACTCGAATTGATGATGCGGTGAGAAGAATTTTGCGGGTTAAATTCATGATGGGTATTTTTGAGAACCCTTTTGCTGATTACAGTTTGGTCAAGTATCTTGGGATTAAG GTGCATAGAGAACTGGCTAGGGATGCTGTGAGGAAATCCATGGTCCTTCTAAAAAATGGTAAATCTCCTGAGAAGCCTTTGTTACCTCTTCCTAAAAAGGTTCCAAAGATACTTGTGGCCGGAAGCCATGCAAATAATCTAGGACATCAGTGCGGTGGCTGGACCATTGAATGGCAAGGAGTCAGTGGCAACGATGATATCAAAGTTAtgattagtttttaa
- the LOC11437277 gene encoding beta-glucosidase BoGH3B isoform X2, producing MMKYKNPNESIDIRVEDLISRMTLEEKIGQMLQIERKYASDNVLNKYFIGSVMSEGGSTPVPQASAENWIDMLNEFQKDALSTRLGIPIFYGIDAVHGNSPVYKATIFPHNIGLGATRDPELVKRIGAATALEVRATGMQYVYAPCIAVCRDPRWGRCYESYSEDPKVVQAMTEIIPGMQGDVPDNMPMGVPFIAGNEKVIACAKHYVGDGGTTNGIDESDTVIDRDGLMEIHMPGYLSSISKGVATIMVSYSSWNGDKMHAHHDLITGFLKNTLHFQGFVISDFEGIDRITSPFRANCTYSVQAGVSAGIDMFMVPKFYTEFIDDLTTLVNNKFIPMSRIDDAVRRILRVKFMMGIFENPFADYSLVKYLGIKEHKELAREAVRKSMVLLKNGKSAEKPLLPLPKKVPKILVAGSHANNLGYQCGGWTIEWQGVNGNDDIKGTTILNAVKNTVDPETTVIYKENPDKEFLESNEFCYAIVVVGEHPYAEMHGDNMNLTIPNPGPEIITNVCGAMKCVVIIISGRPLVIEPYVGLIDAVVAGWLPGSEGQGVADVLFGDYGFTGKLPRTWFKSVDQLPMNVGDPHYDPVFPFGFGLTTKPTKPIYSE from the exons ATGATGAAGTATAAGAACCCTAATGAGTCAATTGATATAAGGGTTGAGGATCTTATTAGTAGAATGACTCTTGAGGAGAAAATTGGTCAAATGTTACAGATTGAGCGCAAATATGCATCTGATAATGTGCTCAACAAGTATTTTATAG gGAGTGTTATGAGTGAGGGAGGAAGTACTCCAGTTCCACAGGCTTCTGCTGAAAACTGGATTGATATGTTGAATGAGTTTCAGAAGGATGCTTTATCAACAAGGCTTGGAATTCCAATTTTTTATGGGATTGATGCTGTTCATGGCAACAGCCCTGTTTACAAAGCAACTATTTTTCCTCACAATATTGGGCTGGGAGCTACCAG GGACCCTGAACTAGTGAAGAGAATTGGAGCAGCAACTGCGCTTGAAGTTAGAGCAACAGGAATGCAATATGTTTATGCACCTTGCATAGCA GTTTGTAGAGATCCAAGATGGGGTCGGTGTTACGAAAGCTACAGTGAAGATCCTAAAGTAGTTCAAGCTATGACTGAAATCATACCAGGAATGCAAGGGGACGTTCCTGATAATATGCCAATGGGTGTTCCTTTTATTGCTGGAAA TGAAAAGGTTATAGCTTGTGCTAAGCACTACGTCGGTGACGGTGGAACAACCAATGGGATAGATGAGAGTGACACTGTTATAGACAGAGATGGATTGATGGAAATTCACATGCCAGGCTACTTGAGCTCCATTAGCAAGGGTGTGGCAACCATTATGGTATCTTACTCGAGTTGGAATGGAGATAAAATGCATGCTCATCATGATCTTATTACTGGCTTCCTCAAAAACACTCTCCATTTCCAG GGATTTGTTATTTCAGATTTTGAGGGTATTGATAGGATTACCTCTCCATTTCGTGCTAACTGCACTTATTCAGTTCAAGCAGGAGTGTCTGCTGGCATTGACATG TTCATGGTTCCAAAGTTCTACACCGAATTCATTGATGATCTAACAACATTGGTGAATAATAAATTCATTCCTATGAGTCGAATTGATGATGCGGTGAGAAGAATTTTGCGGGTTAAATTCATGATGGGTATTTTTGAGAACCCATTTGCCGATTACAGTTTGGTCAAATATCTTGGGATTAAG GAGCACAAAGAACTGGCTAGGGAAGCTGTAAGGAAATCCATGGTCCTTCTAAAAAATGGTAAATCTGCTGAGAAGCCTTTGTTACCTCTTCCTAAAAAGGTTCCAAAAATACTTGTGGCCGGAAGCCATGCAAATAATCTAGGATATCAGTGTGGTGGCTGGACCATTGAATGGCAAGGAGTCAATGGCAACGATGATATCAAAg GGACTACAATTCTCAATGCTGTGAAAAACACTGTTGATCCTGAGACCACAGTGATCTACAAGGAGAACCCTGATAAAGAATTTCTTGAATCCAATGAATTTTGCTATGCTATAGTAGTAGTAGGAGAGCATCCTTATGCTGAAATGCATGGTGACAATATGAACTTGACAATCCCAAACCCTGGTCCTGAGATCATAACAAATGTTTGTGGAGCTATGAAGTGTGTGGTTATCATTATTTCGGGCCGGCCTTTAGTTATTGAACCGTATGTTGGTTTGATAGATGCAGTTGTTGCTGGTTGGCTACCAGGTAGTGAAGGACAAGGTGTGGCTGATGTTTTATTTGGTGATTATGGTTTCACAGGAAAGCTTCCAAGAACATGGTTCAAAAGTGTTGATCAACTTCCAATGAATGTTGGAGATCCTCATTATGACCCCGTTTTCCCATTTGGGTTTGGCCTTACTACCAAACCTACTAAGCCTATTTACTCTGAATAG